In a genomic window of Methylobacter sp. YRD-M1:
- a CDS encoding ABC-type transport auxiliary lipoprotein family protein: MRYSSVLLLPVIAIGIGCSIAPKQQQAALHDFGAPYSRHDSGQSAKPAVTVTAPKWLWDNRIRYRLLYAAPTQVRFYALDRWIAAPPELLEQQLVDDTKSLDYLLNIRLLDFEQQFESSDRARVIMRFYLEAYAPDNKVLLGAHEFHLEQATQTPDAAGAVTAFAELVKQAEDRIQAWLARLPGTAKGNGRSRISSAL, translated from the coding sequence ATGAGATATTCAAGCGTATTATTGTTGCCGGTTATTGCAATCGGCATCGGTTGCAGCATTGCCCCCAAGCAGCAGCAAGCCGCACTGCACGACTTCGGCGCTCCTTATTCCCGGCATGATAGCGGCCAATCGGCTAAACCGGCTGTCACGGTCACCGCACCTAAATGGTTATGGGACAATCGCATCCGTTATCGGCTGCTCTACGCGGCCCCGACTCAAGTAAGATTTTATGCCCTGGACCGCTGGATCGCAGCGCCTCCGGAATTACTTGAGCAGCAATTGGTTGACGATACAAAGTCGCTGGATTATTTGCTGAACATCCGTCTGCTGGACTTTGAACAGCAGTTCGAGTCATCTGACCGGGCTCGTGTCATCATGCGTTTTTATCTGGAGGCTTATGCGCCTGATAATAAAGTTCTGCTCGGCGCTCATGAGTTTCATTTGGAGCAGGCGACACAAACGCCCGATGCAGCGGGCGCGGTAACGGCTTTCGCCGAATTGGTGAAACAAGCCGAAGACAGGATACAGGCCTGGCTGGCCAGACTGCCCGGTACAGCTAAAGGAAACGGCCGGAGCAGAATTTCTTCTGCACTATAA
- the hpnR gene encoding hopanoid C-3 methylase HpnR has translation MKFLAVHPSPLMYTKVFLRLEPLGLEQVADTARRSGYQVRLIDLQVESHQALYRLLDDWQPDIIAFSLNYLANVPEVIDLAKAAKDRLPHNFVFIGGHSASFTAEEILEHGEGKIDAILKGEGESGLPLLLQAIREDRENVHCVPGVVTMKGQGGQPTFMADLNNVSPARDLVNYRKKYFLGTMDPCASIEFSRGCPWDCSFCSAWTFYGRSYRVLSPEKVIEEMQRIREPGVFIVDDVAFIQEKMGFEIGEALARKGIKKEYYLETRGDVLLRNKDVFKFWKELGMSYMFLGIESIDEEGLEKYRKRINLSRNFEALEFARSLGINVAINIIADTDWDHERFRAVREWCKEVPEIVNISINTPYPGTESWLTESRNLTTQDYRLFDIQHAVLPTRLPIDEFYAELVDTQRVMFTKHLGWAAIRDVTKIIGGHLIRGQTNFVSNLFKFDKVFNPALQLDDHRMPVKYQMRPPVRDTQFINAKALSKSLYIHQSLGRASRQLDDETEQFVDRSRGV, from the coding sequence ATGAAGTTTCTTGCCGTTCATCCAAGTCCACTCATGTACACCAAAGTGTTCTTGCGCCTCGAGCCGCTCGGTCTGGAGCAGGTTGCCGATACGGCCCGCCGGAGCGGTTATCAGGTCCGGCTGATCGACTTGCAGGTGGAGTCGCATCAGGCTTTGTACCGTCTGCTGGATGACTGGCAACCCGACATCATCGCTTTTTCGTTGAATTATCTGGCCAATGTGCCGGAAGTGATCGACCTGGCCAAAGCCGCTAAGGATCGGTTGCCGCACAATTTTGTCTTTATCGGCGGCCATAGCGCCTCATTTACGGCGGAAGAAATACTGGAGCACGGCGAAGGCAAGATCGATGCGATTCTGAAAGGTGAAGGCGAATCAGGGTTGCCGTTATTGCTGCAGGCTATCAGGGAAGACCGGGAAAACGTGCATTGCGTTCCGGGCGTCGTGACCATGAAGGGACAGGGAGGACAACCGACTTTTATGGCCGACTTGAATAATGTGTCGCCGGCGCGGGATTTGGTCAACTATCGCAAGAAATACTTTCTGGGCACAATGGACCCGTGCGCGTCGATTGAATTTTCCAGGGGCTGTCCGTGGGATTGCTCGTTCTGTAGCGCCTGGACCTTCTATGGGCGCAGTTATCGCGTGCTGAGCCCCGAAAAAGTCATCGAAGAAATGCAGCGTATCCGCGAGCCGGGCGTCTTTATTGTCGACGACGTGGCGTTCATTCAGGAAAAAATGGGCTTCGAGATCGGCGAGGCGCTGGCCAGGAAAGGCATCAAGAAGGAGTATTACCTGGAAACCCGCGGCGACGTGCTGTTGCGCAACAAGGACGTCTTCAAGTTCTGGAAGGAACTCGGCATGAGCTACATGTTTCTGGGCATCGAATCGATTGATGAAGAGGGCCTGGAAAAATATCGCAAGCGCATCAATTTGAGCCGCAATTTCGAGGCGCTGGAATTCGCAAGATCTTTAGGCATCAACGTCGCCATCAACATCATCGCCGATACGGACTGGGATCATGAGCGCTTCCGTGCCGTCAGGGAATGGTGCAAGGAAGTGCCGGAGATCGTCAATATCAGCATCAATACACCCTATCCGGGCACAGAAAGCTGGCTGACCGAATCGCGCAATCTTACGACCCAGGATTACCGGCTGTTCGATATTCAGCATGCGGTGCTGCCGACTCGCCTTCCGATCGACGAGTTTTATGCGGAACTGGTTGATACTCAACGGGTAATGTTTACCAAGCACCTGGGCTGGGCCGCCATACGCGATGTGACCAAGATTATCGGTGGCCATTTAATACGCGGCCAGACTAATTTTGTCAGCAACCTCTTCAAGTTCGACAAGGTCTTTAATCCTGCGCTTCAGTTGGATGACCACCGCATGCCGGTCAAATATCAAATGAGGCCGCCGGTTCGCGATACGCAATTTATCAATGCGAAAGCGCTTTCCAAATCTCTTTATATTCATCAGTCTTTGGGGCGCGCCAGTCGGCAGCTGGATGATGAAACCGAGCAGTTCGTCGATAGGAGCAGGGGAGTGTAA
- a CDS encoding rod shape-determining protein yields MLFRKFRGVFSSDLSIDLGTTNTLIHVPEQGIVLNEPSIVAFREDKARSTKSIVAIGTDAKRIVGRAPGNITTVRPLKDGVIADFAVTQRMLRFFIEKVQKSRILRSSPRISICVPSGSTPVDRRAIRESAMMAGAGEVFLIEETMSAAVGAGLPVHETRGSMILDIGGGTSEVAVISLDGIVHSSSLRIGGDRFDDAIINYIRRNHGTLIGEPTAEKIKMEIGTAYPHSEVREIEVIGRHLARGAPHSIMLSSNEIFEALKEPLSAIACIVKAALDRTPPELGADISSYGIHLTGGGALLKGIDRLIAEETGLPAFIADNPLTCAVRGGGMMLKMMDKKGLAAFSLREMPTLALIK; encoded by the coding sequence ATGCTATTCAGAAAATTTCGCGGAGTCTTTTCTAGTGACCTGTCCATCGACCTTGGAACCACCAACACTTTAATACATGTTCCGGAACAAGGCATAGTCCTGAACGAGCCTTCGATCGTCGCCTTCAGGGAAGACAAAGCCCGCAGCACTAAGTCGATAGTGGCCATCGGCACTGATGCCAAACGCATTGTCGGCCGCGCACCGGGCAACATTACCACTGTTCGCCCTTTGAAAGATGGCGTAATTGCCGATTTCGCAGTTACCCAACGCATGCTGCGTTTTTTTATCGAAAAAGTGCAAAAAAGTAGAATTTTGCGCTCGAGCCCGCGTATTTCGATCTGTGTACCTTCCGGTTCGACCCCGGTCGATCGCCGGGCAATCCGCGAATCCGCCATGATGGCAGGTGCGGGGGAAGTGTTTTTGATTGAGGAAACGATGTCTGCCGCGGTCGGTGCGGGGCTTCCGGTACATGAAACCCGAGGCTCAATGATTCTGGACATTGGCGGCGGCACATCCGAAGTTGCAGTCATTTCACTTGATGGTATCGTGCATTCGTCTTCATTGCGGATCGGCGGTGATCGTTTTGATGATGCGATCATCAATTATATACGCCGCAACCATGGTACGCTGATCGGCGAACCGACCGCCGAAAAAATCAAGATGGAAATCGGCACTGCCTATCCCCATAGCGAGGTTAGGGAAATTGAAGTGATAGGTCGCCATCTGGCCAGGGGAGCACCGCACAGCATCATGCTGAGCAGCAATGAAATTTTTGAAGCGTTAAAGGAGCCGTTATCCGCCATTGCCTGTATCGTGAAAGCTGCACTTGATCGAACGCCGCCAGAGCTGGGCGCGGATATTTCGAGCTACGGAATCCATCTGACAGGGGGCGGCGCACTGCTGAAAGGTATCGATCGACTGATTGCTGAAGAAACCGGTTTGCCTGCCTTTATTGCGGACAACCCTCTGACCTGCGCTGTTCGCGGCGGCGGCATGATGCTAAAAATGATGGACAAGAAAGGACTCGCCGCCTTTTCTCTGCGCGAGATGCCTACGCTGGCTTTGATCAAATAG
- a CDS encoding trypsin-like serine peptidase, whose translation MRYSKTIAAGLWSCMTMTYAQPAMEAATEATDGVIMVNMDERKTAMATADAQAIASYWTSAKMAKAKPMQMPKVVIKSDSMLFPLTSQESDEQALPGYSPGCPPKAKSCDTAPRTVSSESLLYSESAAHGDLIQPMHGTKPVNPKDGPYGPFQRWREAEPITNYPKSTIGILFYTLNGRDASCSASVINRSTLITAGHCSSDGKGHLATNQLFCPSYANGAHPTRGCWAIIGRVVSSRWHTLGDADYDYSCLVTATTGTKIADKIGNVTGWLAHAWNFPPSQAERTFGYPGISPFTGGTLQTTASTEWYTYDSTGGGQISKIIGSDLTGGSSGGPWILGWTGGLGETPDTDASSATDPLNNAVNGVNSHSRCLVNCNTPPTTTSGIFWQEMSSPPFRNTTSDNEESEDIIAACFAHSNNNP comes from the coding sequence ATGAGATATTCAAAAACTATCGCAGCAGGGCTATGGTCCTGTATGACAATGACTTACGCGCAACCGGCGATGGAAGCCGCTACGGAAGCTACAGATGGCGTCATTATGGTAAATATGGACGAAAGAAAAACAGCTATGGCGACTGCCGATGCGCAAGCCATTGCATCCTATTGGACGTCAGCAAAGATGGCCAAGGCCAAGCCTATGCAAATGCCTAAGGTCGTTATCAAGTCGGATTCAATGCTTTTCCCCCTGACCAGCCAGGAAAGTGATGAACAAGCCCTTCCTGGATATTCTCCAGGCTGCCCGCCTAAAGCTAAAAGTTGCGACACCGCGCCACGTACAGTGTCATCTGAATCCTTACTGTATTCCGAAAGCGCAGCTCATGGCGATCTGATCCAGCCGATGCATGGCACTAAGCCCGTTAATCCTAAAGACGGTCCCTATGGTCCGTTTCAGCGGTGGAGAGAGGCCGAACCCATTACAAACTATCCCAAATCCACTATCGGAATACTGTTTTACACGCTTAATGGAAGGGATGCCTCTTGTTCCGCTTCCGTAATCAATAGAAGCACATTGATTACTGCAGGTCACTGTAGCTCGGATGGAAAAGGACATTTGGCTACGAACCAGCTGTTTTGTCCAAGCTATGCCAACGGCGCACATCCAACAAGAGGCTGTTGGGCAATAATTGGAAGGGTTGTATCGAGCCGCTGGCACACCTTAGGCGATGCGGATTACGATTATTCTTGTTTAGTGACTGCAACCACGGGGACGAAAATAGCGGATAAAATTGGTAATGTCACGGGGTGGTTGGCTCATGCCTGGAACTTTCCTCCTAGCCAAGCCGAACGCACGTTCGGATATCCGGGCATTTCCCCGTTCACAGGAGGAACTTTGCAGACAACTGCATCGACTGAGTGGTATACCTATGATTCGACGGGTGGCGGACAGATTTCTAAAATAATCGGCAGCGATTTAACAGGCGGATCAAGCGGCGGACCTTGGATTTTAGGATGGACAGGCGGACTTGGTGAAACGCCCGATACAGACGCATCGAGTGCAACGGATCCTCTAAATAATGCAGTCAATGGGGTGAATAGCCACAGCCGTTGTTTGGTTAATTGCAACACGCCCCCTACCACTACCAGTGGAATATTCTGGCAGGAAATGAGCTCGCCTCCGTTTAGAAACACTACATCTGATAATGAAGAATCAGAAGACATCATAGCCGCATGTTTTGCGCATTCCAACAACAACCCTTAA
- a CDS encoding MlaC/ttg2D family ABC transporter substrate-binding protein, whose product MFHRQLLLLLIPFFSFITLPPVALAAEDVTQAQQIIEDSSEQIKQTLKQPAYQNDFDKSVQFVDGIVTKFADMTKVSQLVLGKNIHKATPEQRQRFIKEFQTLLVRTYTRAFLDYKDWTITYTPYRDDKDDGRTIVKTVVRQPGQQPVDVNYRMLLNKQGDWKVYDIIIAGVSLITNYRTSFNQEIAQSGSIDSVIQMLIDKNSKAVTRSKS is encoded by the coding sequence ATGTTTCACAGGCAACTATTGTTACTACTGATACCCTTCTTCAGCTTTATCACCCTGCCCCCTGTTGCGCTCGCTGCCGAGGACGTAACCCAGGCTCAGCAGATCATCGAGGACAGCTCGGAACAAATAAAACAGACATTAAAACAACCCGCCTATCAAAACGACTTTGATAAGTCGGTCCAATTTGTCGACGGAATAGTGACCAAATTCGCCGATATGACCAAAGTGTCACAACTGGTATTAGGCAAAAATATACACAAAGCCACCCCTGAACAAAGACAGCGCTTCATAAAAGAATTTCAAACCCTGCTGGTGCGCACTTACACCAGGGCATTTCTGGACTATAAAGACTGGACCATCACCTACACCCCTTATAGAGATGACAAAGACGATGGCAGGACCATTGTAAAGACAGTGGTCCGTCAACCCGGGCAGCAACCTGTTGATGTCAACTATCGCATGCTGCTGAATAAACAAGGTGATTGGAAGGTCTATGACATCATCATTGCAGGCGTCAGCCTGATAACTAACTACCGCACTTCTTTTAACCAGGAAATTGCGCAATCAGGCTCGATTGACAGTGTCATCCAAATGCTGATCGACAAAAACAGTAAAGCAGTAACCAGAAGCAAGAGTTAA
- a CDS encoding thioesterase II family protein, translating to MAGHGWVSSVWFPSANRKSTAKMRLFCFPYAGGNSSIFSAWPKYLSDSVDVCPVNLPGRGARFHEKAFTQLAPLARELAAAIAPRLDMPFAFFGHSLGGLLAFELAHELRTGHRMMPFCLFVSGCRTPRRDVPKRTLHDLPEDEFLTEIKRIGGTPEDVINNRELMSMMLPTLRADFSLWETYRCMRSEPLTCPIVAFGGLQDSRVSYEQLESWHEETSGQFSLHLFPGDHFFLHAQTMPLLAMIARYLEPQAHSMALHMSLSAARHHQNGAQDCDLF from the coding sequence ATGGCAGGGCACGGTTGGGTATCTTCCGTCTGGTTTCCGTCTGCAAACCGCAAGTCGACGGCAAAGATGCGACTTTTCTGTTTCCCTTATGCAGGAGGGAATTCCTCCATATTCAGCGCGTGGCCGAAATATCTTTCTGATTCGGTGGACGTCTGTCCGGTAAACTTGCCTGGACGAGGCGCGCGATTTCATGAGAAAGCGTTCACGCAATTGGCGCCGCTGGCGCGCGAACTTGCAGCGGCGATAGCGCCGCGCCTCGATATGCCTTTTGCCTTTTTCGGACACAGCCTCGGCGGTTTGTTGGCTTTTGAACTGGCCCACGAGCTGCGGACGGGGCACCGGATGATGCCCTTCTGCCTTTTTGTATCGGGCTGTCGCACCCCTAGGCGAGACGTACCGAAAAGGACGCTCCATGACTTGCCTGAGGATGAGTTCTTGACCGAAATTAAGCGGATCGGCGGCACTCCCGAAGATGTAATAAATAATCGTGAACTGATGTCGATGATGCTGCCGACCCTGCGCGCCGACTTTTCGCTCTGGGAAACGTACCGGTGCATGCGGAGCGAGCCGCTGACATGTCCTATCGTGGCATTCGGAGGCCTGCAGGATTCTCGCGTTAGTTATGAGCAACTCGAATCATGGCATGAAGAGACGAGCGGACAGTTTTCACTCCATTTGTTTCCTGGCGACCATTTCTTTCTTCACGCCCAGACGATGCCGTTATTGGCTATGATCGCCCGCTATCTCGAACCACAGGCTCACAGTATGGCCTTGCACATGTCGTTATCGGCTGCCCGGCACCATCAAAATGGAGCACAGGACTGCGATTTATTTTAA
- a CDS encoding non-ribosomal peptide synthetase, giving the protein MCETQRSKDQEQPSTDSKPYSELTFPLSTAQSGMWFMQKLISPDSTFNIAEAIEIHGPIDPVLFETALRQVAMEAESVRVRLIEMHDGPKLAIAPTFDGQIPFFDVSAEADPREAAWRWMKTECGKPVDLLIGPLWASALFKLTPEHFIWYHCCHHIVLDGFSGGLMTRRVASLYNALVEKRPASDDDAFGSLNILFEEEKAYRNSTRFTRDREYWMQRFADRPKPVSLATRHSPNVGSPLRQTIHLSADSAGLLRRFARASGVSLPQLMIASIAAYLYRITGTEDLVVGMTVTGRANSRVRQVPGMMANVLPLRLAMNPNLSVAELLGQVSKEVRQVLRHQSYRYEDLRRDLHLMVAQSQHLFSTVINIEPFDYDLRFAGYPVTPHNLSNASAENLAVFVYDRGDDQGLCIDFDANSALYCIEELAEHQERLVKFIESMTRDADQPISHIDILTPAERQRLLIDWNATKADYPQYCCIHELFEAQVRNTPDAAAVVFEDRQLTYAELNSRANRLAHHLRSLGVKPEARVAICLERSFEMVVGLLAVLKAGGAYVPLDPSYPEDRLAYMLTDSAPQALLTLGNLAANFLAAAPEVPVVDLAEAEQWAHQSVENPDPAAVGLTPRHLAYVIYTSGSTGQPKGAMNEHRGVVNRLIWKQNTYKLTAQDAVLQKTPFSFDVSVWEFFWPLLTGARLVMARPGGHKDPSYLMDVIRQNNITTLHFVPSMLQVFLEHSEASACSSLVRVMCSGEALPEPFTRRFHERLPHAGLHNLYGPTEAAVDVTAWAYTPDFSGTSIPLGRPIANTQIYILDERGEPTPTGVEGEIFIGGVQVGRGYLDRPDLTAERFVPDPFGAPGARLYRTGDLGRWLPDGTLEYLGRNDFQVKIRGFRIELGEIEAQLASHPDVREAAVMTRESPTGDPRLIAYYSAETALATMSLRSYLGERLPDYMVPVVFVWLETFPLSPNGKLDRKALPVDIGLRQDKIAIAPRNQHELQITQIWQSIFGQDDLSVDDNFFELGGHSLQAVQMIAKIEAELGKQLPLVSLFKAPTIEQLARLVSDDPTEEIWEPVVKLYAGGSGSPVFCVPGVGGQCHSLYHLAVALGRERPVYAFQPYGLDGCSEPHASIEEMAAYYLNLMLEIQPIGPYHLVGHSFGGCVALEMAKRLEETGREVGFVALLDSGIPSGSDATDAALNVQSLKALAYVYGQEISIDAEALEGLTEEDQLKLIRPHLVELGVVREDAGMNMVRGLMNISRAQVRMSYQPDGVPVRQILFIQAEERRFDATIELLVLERAVAQWKRLSKRPFVHVHVPGDHFSMLDQKNAHKVAAVLQSWMASEDTLEPEELVFEVA; this is encoded by the coding sequence ATGTGTGAAACTCAACGTTCGAAAGACCAAGAACAACCTTCAACGGATAGCAAACCTTATAGCGAGCTGACATTTCCGTTGTCAACCGCACAGTCCGGCATGTGGTTCATGCAAAAGCTAATTTCGCCGGATTCAACATTCAATATTGCCGAAGCTATAGAAATTCATGGTCCGATCGATCCCGTATTGTTCGAGACCGCGTTGCGACAGGTGGCCATGGAGGCTGAATCGGTGCGGGTACGTCTAATCGAAATGCACGATGGGCCGAAATTGGCTATCGCCCCCACTTTTGACGGACAAATCCCGTTTTTCGATGTCAGCGCCGAAGCTGACCCGCGAGAAGCGGCATGGCGCTGGATGAAGACCGAATGCGGCAAACCCGTCGACCTATTGATTGGCCCTCTCTGGGCGTCAGCCTTGTTCAAGCTGACACCCGAACACTTCATCTGGTATCACTGCTGCCACCATATTGTCTTGGATGGTTTTAGCGGTGGCCTCATGACTCGTCGCGTCGCCAGCCTCTACAACGCTTTGGTCGAAAAGCGCCCCGCATCCGATGACGATGCGTTTGGTTCTTTGAATATTTTGTTCGAAGAAGAAAAAGCTTATCGCAATTCGACACGCTTCACACGCGACCGCGAATATTGGATGCAGCGTTTCGCCGACCGGCCGAAACCTGTCAGCCTTGCAACCCGGCACTCGCCGAATGTTGGCAGTCCGCTCCGCCAGACCATTCATCTCTCAGCCGACAGCGCGGGCTTACTGCGCAGGTTTGCGCGCGCGTCCGGCGTTAGCCTGCCGCAGCTCATGATTGCCAGTATCGCAGCTTATTTGTATCGGATAACCGGCACGGAGGATCTGGTGGTCGGCATGACGGTCACAGGGCGCGCCAATTCTCGTGTACGGCAGGTGCCCGGTATGATGGCGAATGTGCTGCCGCTGCGCCTCGCCATGAATCCGAACCTGAGTGTGGCTGAACTGCTTGGTCAAGTCAGCAAGGAAGTTCGCCAGGTCTTGCGCCACCAGTCCTACCGTTATGAAGACTTGCGGCGCGACCTGCATTTGATGGTGGCTCAAAGCCAACATCTATTTTCAACGGTCATCAATATCGAGCCCTTCGACTACGATCTGCGCTTTGCAGGCTATCCGGTCACCCCGCACAACCTCTCGAACGCTTCGGCCGAAAACCTCGCTGTCTTTGTGTATGACCGTGGCGATGACCAGGGCCTCTGTATCGATTTTGACGCCAATTCCGCTCTTTATTGCATTGAAGAATTAGCCGAGCATCAGGAGCGCTTAGTAAAATTTATCGAGAGCATGACTCGCGATGCAGATCAGCCTATCAGTCATATTGACATCCTGACTCCAGCGGAGCGTCAACGATTGCTAATTGACTGGAATGCTACAAAAGCCGATTATCCGCAGTACTGCTGTATCCACGAACTGTTCGAGGCGCAAGTGCGCAATACGCCGGATGCGGCGGCGGTCGTGTTCGAGGACCGGCAGCTGACCTATGCCGAGCTGAACAGCCGCGCCAACCGGTTGGCCCACCACCTGCGCAGTTTGGGTGTAAAGCCGGAGGCACGAGTGGCAATCTGCCTGGAACGCAGCTTCGAAATGGTGGTAGGATTGTTGGCGGTACTCAAGGCCGGTGGAGCCTATGTGCCGCTGGATCCTTCCTATCCAGAAGATAGATTGGCCTATATGCTCACTGATAGTGCGCCGCAGGCGCTACTGACCTTGGGCAATTTAGCCGCAAATTTCCTCGCCGCCGCTCCGGAAGTGCCGGTGGTTGATCTCGCCGAGGCGGAGCAGTGGGCACATCAGTCCGTTGAAAATCCTGATCCAGCGGCAGTTGGCCTGACTCCTCGACATTTGGCCTATGTCATCTACACCTCCGGTTCCACCGGACAGCCCAAAGGTGCCATGAATGAGCACCGAGGGGTAGTGAACAGGCTCATTTGGAAACAAAATACCTATAAGCTGACAGCTCAGGATGCGGTATTGCAGAAGACCCCGTTCAGTTTCGATGTCTCGGTCTGGGAGTTCTTCTGGCCTTTGCTCACTGGCGCTCGACTGGTCATGGCTCGCCCGGGAGGGCACAAAGACCCGTCTTATCTCATGGATGTCATTCGGCAAAACAACATCACAACACTGCACTTTGTGCCGTCGATGCTGCAAGTGTTTCTCGAGCATTCTGAGGCGTCCGCCTGCTCCAGTCTGGTGCGGGTGATGTGCAGTGGCGAAGCCTTGCCGGAACCTTTTACGCGGCGATTCCACGAGCGATTGCCGCACGCCGGTCTGCACAATCTTTACGGGCCAACCGAAGCGGCGGTGGACGTTACTGCTTGGGCGTACACTCCGGATTTTTCGGGCACGAGCATTCCGCTTGGGCGGCCGATTGCCAACACGCAGATTTACATTTTGGACGAACGGGGCGAGCCGACTCCAACCGGTGTGGAGGGAGAAATTTTCATCGGTGGCGTGCAAGTGGGACGAGGCTATTTGGATCGGCCCGATCTGACCGCTGAGCGGTTTGTGCCGGACCCGTTCGGAGCACCGGGCGCTCGCCTGTACCGCACCGGCGACCTGGGACGCTGGCTGCCGGACGGCACCCTGGAATACCTGGGGCGCAACGACTTCCAGGTCAAGATCCGCGGCTTCCGCATCGAATTGGGCGAGATCGAGGCGCAACTGGCCAGCCATCCGGATGTGCGCGAGGCGGCAGTGATGACCCGGGAAAGCCCTACAGGCGATCCAAGGCTGATCGCCTATTACAGTGCTGAGACTGCACTGGCGACGATGTCCTTGCGCAGTTATTTAGGCGAGCGACTGCCCGACTATATGGTGCCAGTGGTCTTTGTCTGGCTGGAGACGTTTCCTTTGAGTCCGAACGGCAAACTGGATCGCAAGGCGCTGCCAGTGGATATCGGCTTGAGGCAAGACAAGATAGCCATTGCGCCGCGCAATCAGCATGAGCTGCAAATCACCCAGATTTGGCAATCCATATTCGGGCAGGATGATTTGAGCGTCGACGACAATTTTTTCGAATTGGGCGGACACTCGCTGCAAGCGGTACAAATGATAGCTAAAATTGAAGCCGAGCTTGGCAAGCAATTGCCTCTGGTGTCGTTGTTCAAAGCACCGACCATCGAGCAATTGGCGCGTTTGGTCTCGGACGATCCTACGGAAGAAATATGGGAACCGGTGGTAAAATTATATGCAGGCGGCTCCGGATCACCAGTGTTTTGTGTACCTGGTGTGGGCGGACAATGTCACTCTCTTTATCATCTGGCTGTGGCTTTGGGACGAGAGCGTCCAGTTTACGCCTTTCAGCCCTATGGCTTGGACGGATGCAGTGAGCCTCATGCCAGCATTGAGGAGATGGCTGCCTATTACCTCAATCTGATGCTGGAAATCCAGCCCATAGGGCCCTATCATCTGGTAGGCCACTCGTTCGGTGGTTGTGTAGCGCTCGAGATGGCGAAACGTCTGGAAGAGACCGGTCGCGAAGTGGGATTTGTCGCCTTGTTGGATTCGGGCATACCCTCCGGCAGTGACGCTACCGATGCAGCGCTGAATGTCCAGTCCCTGAAAGCACTGGCTTATGTCTATGGTCAAGAAATCTCCATTGATGCCGAAGCGCTGGAAGGTTTGACCGAGGAAGATCAGCTCAAGCTGATCAGGCCGCATCTGGTTGAACTGGGCGTCGTGCGTGAAGACGCCGGTATGAACATGGTACGCGGGCTGATGAATATCTCCAGGGCCCAAGTGCGCATGAGCTATCAACCGGATGGCGTTCCGGTGCGGCAAATTCTATTTATTCAGGCTGAGGAACGCCGCTTCGACGCCACTATCGAATTGCTGGTATTAGAGCGCGCCGTTGCACAATGGAAACGTTTATCCAAACGCCCCTTTGTGCATGTCCATGTACCTGGCGATCATTTCAGTATGCTGGATCAGAAAAACGCACACAAAGTGGCTGCTGTCCTGCAAAGTTGGATGGCGTCAGAGGACACCCTTGAGCCAGAAGAGCTTGTCTTTGAAGTTGCGTAA
- a CDS encoding MbtH family protein: MNWSKEEDQTTYRVVVNKENQYSIWSDLKEIPDGWQTVGKAGNKEACLTYIKEVWTDMRPLSLRSQMSAAGKSETAARAAGQR; encoded by the coding sequence ATGAACTGGAGCAAGGAAGAAGACCAAACGACTTATCGTGTCGTTGTCAATAAAGAGAATCAATATTCAATATGGTCGGACCTCAAGGAGATTCCGGACGGCTGGCAGACAGTCGGCAAGGCCGGAAACAAAGAAGCCTGTCTAACCTATATCAAGGAAGTATGGACCGATATGCGGCCCCTCAGTCTCCGCAGTCAGATGAGTGCTGCCGGAAAGTCAGAGACGGCCGCCAGAGCGGCAGGACAACGCTGA